In Flavobacterium sp. N3904, one DNA window encodes the following:
- a CDS encoding acyl-CoA dehydrogenase family protein, whose translation MNFDYNETQSLIAQSIRDFAEKNIRPYIMEWDEAQIFPISLFKKLGEMGFMGVLVPEELGGSGLGYHEYITIVEEISKVDPSIGLSVAAHNSLCTNHILTFGNEEQKKKWIPKLATAKHIGAWGLTEHNTGSDAGGMNTTAVRDGDFWIINGAKNFITHAISGDIAVVIVRTGEKGDSKGMTAFVFEKGMPGFTSGKKENKLGMRASETAELIFDNCRIPDANRLGEVGQGFIQAMKILDGGRISIGALSLGIAKGAYEAALKYSKERHQFGQPISEFQGVSFKLADMATEIEASELLLHKAAFLKQQHRPVTVSGAMAKMYSSEVCVKVANDAVQIHGGYGYTKDYPVEKFYRDSKLCTIGEGTTEIQKVVISRNILKD comes from the coding sequence ATGAATTTTGATTACAACGAGACGCAGTCTTTGATAGCGCAATCTATAAGAGATTTTGCGGAAAAAAATATAAGACCTTATATAATGGAATGGGACGAGGCACAGATTTTCCCTATTTCATTATTCAAAAAATTAGGAGAAATGGGATTCATGGGCGTTTTGGTGCCCGAGGAATTAGGAGGTTCTGGATTAGGTTATCACGAATACATAACGATAGTTGAGGAAATTTCTAAAGTTGACCCTTCTATTGGATTGTCTGTTGCGGCACATAATTCGTTATGTACCAATCATATTTTGACTTTTGGAAACGAAGAGCAAAAGAAAAAATGGATTCCGAAATTGGCAACTGCCAAGCATATAGGTGCTTGGGGTTTGACAGAACATAACACGGGCTCTGATGCTGGTGGAATGAATACAACGGCTGTGCGCGATGGTGATTTTTGGATAATTAATGGAGCAAAAAATTTTATTACCCATGCCATTTCTGGTGATATTGCTGTAGTCATTGTTCGAACTGGCGAAAAAGGAGATTCAAAAGGGATGACTGCATTTGTGTTTGAGAAAGGCATGCCAGGATTTACATCAGGGAAAAAAGAAAATAAATTAGGAATGCGCGCCAGCGAAACGGCAGAATTGATTTTTGATAATTGTCGCATTCCTGATGCCAATAGATTGGGAGAAGTAGGGCAAGGATTTATTCAGGCCATGAAAATTTTGGATGGAGGACGAATTTCCATTGGAGCATTGTCTTTGGGAATTGCAAAAGGGGCCTACGAAGCTGCTTTGAAATATTCTAAAGAAAGACATCAGTTTGGTCAGCCTATTTCAGAGTTTCAAGGAGTCTCTTTCAAATTGGCCGATATGGCCACCGAGATTGAAGCTTCTGAATTGTTATTGCATAAAGCCGCTTTTCTTAAACAACAGCACAGGCCAGTAACAGTATCGGGTGCTATGGCAAAAATGTACTCTTCAGAAGTTTGTGTAAAAGTAGCCAATGATGCTGTGCAAATACATGGAGGTTATGGTTATACCAAAGATTATCCTGTAGAAAAATTCTATAGAGATTCAAAATTATGCACTATAGGCGAAGGAACTACCGAAATTCAAAAAGTGGTAATTTCGAGAAATATTTTGAAAGATTAA
- a CDS encoding ComEA family DNA-binding protein — protein sequence MTFNTIKHLFKFSKSQQTGIAILFGIIIILQFVCFFVDFNSLSKENPEKQKWLSLQSEIDAAKLENRNYVAKLYPFNPNFISDYKGYKLGMSVQEIDRLFAFRKQNKYVNSAEEFQKVTKVSDSLLNTIAPFFKFPDWVSHKKENGTYKDFPDRAFAKKEKIIAIDINGATKEDLIKIYGIGEAISIRILNQREKLGGFVSIEQLNDVWGLTPEVISNLNTHFTIAKLPNLHKIDINNASLKELSQFFYFKYELAKQIVKYRSMNGNIKNIEDLIKINGFPVEKANFIALYLDF from the coding sequence ATGACTTTTAATACAATTAAGCATTTATTCAAATTTTCTAAAAGCCAACAAACGGGAATTGCTATTTTATTTGGCATAATAATTATTTTGCAATTCGTTTGTTTTTTTGTTGATTTCAATTCATTATCAAAAGAAAATCCAGAAAAGCAAAAATGGCTTTCTTTACAATCTGAAATCGATGCTGCAAAATTAGAGAACCGTAATTATGTTGCCAAGTTATACCCGTTCAATCCCAATTTTATTTCAGATTACAAAGGATATAAACTCGGCATGTCTGTTCAGGAAATTGATCGGCTCTTTGCGTTCAGGAAGCAAAACAAATACGTCAATTCAGCAGAAGAATTTCAAAAAGTTACAAAAGTATCGGATTCGTTGCTGAATACCATTGCGCCGTTTTTTAAATTCCCGGATTGGGTGAGCCATAAAAAGGAAAACGGGACTTACAAAGATTTTCCTGATAGGGCTTTTGCCAAAAAAGAAAAAATCATTGCAATCGACATTAATGGCGCTACCAAAGAAGATTTAATTAAAATTTATGGAATAGGGGAAGCCATTTCAATTCGTATTCTTAATCAAAGAGAAAAATTAGGTGGATTTGTCTCGATCGAGCAACTCAATGATGTTTGGGGATTGACTCCTGAAGTAATTTCAAATTTAAATACTCATTTTACAATAGCAAAATTACCCAATTTGCATAAAATTGACATCAATAATGCGTCGTTAAAGGAGCTTTCTCAGTTTTTTTATTTTAAATATGAATTGGCAAAACAAATCGTAAAATACAGAAGCATGAACGGGAATATTAAGAATATTGAGGATTTGATAAAAATTAACGGCTTTCCTGTTGAAAAAGCAAATTTTATTGCCTTATATTTGGACTTTTAA